A single window of Amphiura filiformis chromosome 17, Afil_fr2py, whole genome shotgun sequence DNA harbors:
- the LOC140137393 gene encoding uncharacterized protein gives MANASSTISASTRGGADYDDLIRGTVKYYSFNLVDLAHYMTLTGAKQRLVQQIDDTFADILTQQDDMEIECFTIGKSHARRAGAGGSGYSKRYKKFNRMNKYTWSLDGGVSGRWSSYYSKKGYSGLVVLTAVTRDIIPRFPTQVRQARDAEEYSIALEQELIEYYSEDPLLANVSFNTGPSCDTTPHAGIVYVAYKLKKKRRRRGRRYTRR, from the coding sequence ATGGCTAACGCATCAAGTACAATAAGTGCAAGTACTAGGGGAGGTGCTGATTATGATGACCTAATTAGGGGGACAGTAAAGTATTATAGCTTTAATCTAGTGGACCTTGCACATTACATGACTCTCACTGGTGCTAAGCAAAGACTTGTGCAACAAATAGATGATACATTTGCTGATATCTTAACACAACAGGACGACATGGAAATTGAGTGTTTTACCATAGGTAAAAGCCATGCTAGGCGGGCTGGAGCAGGAGGTAGTGGATATAGCAAGAGGTATAAGAAGTTTAATAGAATGAATAAATATACTTGGAGCCTTGACGGAGGTGTAAGTGGCAGATGGAGTAGCTATTATTCTAAAAAGGGATACAGTGGACTGGTTGTTCTGACTGCAGTGACAAGAGATATCATACCACGATTTCCAACTCAAGTCCGACAAGCACGTGATGCAGAAGAGTATAGTATTGCTCTTGAACAAGAACTTATTGAATACTACAGTGAGGATCCACTGCTGGCAAATGTAAGTTTCAATACTGGTCCATCTTGCGACACAACACCACACGCAGGTATTGTGTATGTTGCTTACAAGCTGAAGAAAAAGCGAAGAAGACGGGGAAGAAGATACACCAGAAGATAA
- the LOC140138263 gene encoding uncharacterized protein: protein MADRQSTTSTKGGATYDELIKGAVDPYYSFNLVDLADRRTGNVVPLQEGVNTLVRQIDQTFADIEAQQQDKKIDSFIIGKSHARQAKAGGGGYSKSYTKSYKEFDRLNPNTWSLDDGVNGRWRKQYDKDGYSGLIAITAVTTDIIPGHVKDAHPNLINAEMLALALEQQLIHYYMLERGDPRLGNTSFDPGNLCKTPPYAGIVYVAYKLKDR from the coding sequence ATGGCTGACAGACAAAGCACAACAAGTACAAAAGGAGGTGCTACTTACGATGAACTTATCAAGGGGGCTGTCGACCCATATTATAGCTTTAATCTAGTGGATCTTGCCGACAGGCGTACAGGTAATGTTGTGCCTCTCCAGGAGGGTGTGAATACCCTTGTGCGACAAATAGATCAAACATTTGCCGACATCGAAGCACAACAGCAGGACAAGAAGATCGACTCTTTTATCATAGGTAAAAGCCATGCTAGACAGGCCAAAGCAGGAGGTGGCGGCTATAGCAAGAGCTATACGAAGAGTTATAAGGAGTTCGACAGACTAAATCCAAATACTTGGAGTCTTGATGATGGTGTAAATGGAAGATGGCGCAAACAATACGATAAAGATGGATACAGTGGGTTGATTGCTATAACTGCAGTGACAACAGATATCATACCAGGTCATGTCAAAGACGCGCACCCCAACTTGATTAATGCAGAAATGCTTGCTCTTGCTCTTGAACAACAACTCATTCATTACTATATGCTGGAGAGAGGTGATCCACGGCTGGGAAACACAAGTTTCGACCCTGGTAATCTTTGCAAAACACCACCATATGCAGGTATTGTGTATGTTGCTTACAAGCTGAAAGACAGATAG